A genomic stretch from Tenrec ecaudatus isolate mTenEca1 chromosome X, mTenEca1.hap1, whole genome shotgun sequence includes:
- the CA5B gene encoding carbonic anhydrase 5B, mitochondrial isoform X2: MFRPWPRRPCSLYTCTYRTRNRTLHPLWERVDLVPGGDRQSPINIRWRDSVYDPGLKPLTISYDPSTCLHVWNNGYSFLVEFEDSADKSVIKGGPLDHTYRLKQFHFHWGAINTWGSEHTVDSKCYPAELHLVHWNAVKFETFEDAAQEENGLAVIGIFLKLGQHHEELQKLVSLLPSIKHKNTLVEFGSFDPSCLMPTCPDYWTYSGSLTTPPLSESVTWIIKKQPIEVDHGQLDQFRTLLFTSEGEKEKRMVDNFRPLQPLMNRTVRSSFRHDYVLNIQVKSKQQSSQAAP, from the exons TGCATCCGCTCTGGGAGAGGGTAGACCTGGTTCCTGGCGGTGACCGTCAGTCACCCATCAACATCCGGTGGAGGGACAGCGTTTATGATCCTGGCCTCAAACCTCTGACCATCTCTTACGATCCATCCACCTGCCTCCACGTCTGGAATAATGGCTACTCCTTCCTGGTGGAATTTGAGGACTCTGCTGACAAATCAG TCATCAAGGGAGGACCCCTGGACCACACCTATCGGCTGAAGCAGTTCCATTTTCACTGGGGGGCCATCAACACGTGGGGCTCAGAGCACACGGTGGACAGTAAATGCTACCCGGCTGAG CTCCACCTGGTCCATTGGAATGCAGTTAAATTTGAGACCTTTGAGGATGCGGCCCAGGAGGAAAATGGGTTGGCTGTGATCGGAATCTTTTTGAAG CTTGGCCAACACCATGAAGAGTTGCAGAAACTGGTGTCTTTGCTGCCATCGATTAAGCACAAG AACACCCTTGTGGAATTTGGGTCATTCGATCCTTCCTGCCTGATGCCCACCTGCCCAGATTACTGGACCTACTCGGGGTCTCTGACCACCCCACCACTCTCTGAATCTGTCACCTGGATCATTAAGAAACAACCAATAGAAGTTGATCATGGTCAG CTTGATCAATTTCGGACCCTGCTTTTCACATcagagggggagaaagaaaaaagaatggtCGACAACTTCCGGCCCCTGCAGCCCCTGATGAATCGCACTGTCCGCTCATCCTTCCGCCACGACTATGTGCTGAATATACAGGTCAAGTCTAAGCAACAGAGCAGCCAGGCGGCCCCGTAA